From the Salinimicrobium tongyeongense genome, one window contains:
- a CDS encoding DUF1828 domain-containing protein → MEAIIKNLKKDFNGKFSVKKKRPGIYQLYLPIYHEDGDMVDLFIRQNDNDNFELCDYGLTLQRLAYSYDIDTENKESILLKILSENNLSEHDGNICLETKTESLFSDIMHITQAFAKIGSMSYFKREVIENLFFEMLDDFVFDSLNDFHPKKDVLPIPDREDLEADYSFHPNGKPVYLFGVKDVAKARLATLSYQAYLLNDIKYHGWVVTENFEALPRKDKLRLTNSCDKQFTSLDEFKINARKFLEKERY, encoded by the coding sequence ATGGAAGCTATAATTAAAAATTTAAAAAAAGATTTCAACGGTAAATTTTCTGTTAAAAAGAAAAGACCAGGTATTTATCAATTATATTTACCTATTTATCATGAAGATGGTGATATGGTTGATCTGTTCATTAGGCAAAATGATAATGATAATTTTGAGTTGTGCGATTATGGCTTAACCTTACAGAGATTAGCCTATTCTTATGATATTGATACTGAAAATAAAGAATCAATTCTTTTAAAAATTCTTTCCGAAAATAATCTGTCTGAACATGATGGTAATATCTGCTTGGAAACTAAAACAGAATCTCTGTTTTCAGACATTATGCATATTACTCAGGCTTTTGCGAAAATTGGGAGTATGAGCTATTTCAAAAGAGAAGTTATTGAAAATCTATTTTTTGAGATGTTAGATGATTTTGTTTTTGATAGTTTAAATGATTTTCACCCCAAAAAGGATGTTTTACCAATCCCAGACAGGGAAGATCTAGAAGCAGATTATTCGTTCCACCCTAATGGTAAACCAGTTTATTTATTCGGTGTAAAGGATGTAGCTAAAGCAAGGTTAGCTACTTTGAGTTATCAAGCTTATTTATTAAATGATATAAAATACCATGGTTGGGTAGTAACCGAAAACTTTGAAGCATTGCCAAGAAAAGATAAACTCAGATTGACCAATTCATGTGATAAACAATTTACTTCATTAGACGAGTTTAAAATAAATGCCAGAAAATTTTTAGAGAAGGAAAGATATTAA
- a CDS encoding DUF2911 domain-containing protein: MKRITLILFVGLISSFATAQIQVPPPSPSAKIGQQVGLTNVTVEYSRPGMRGRTIFGGLVPYGERWRTGANNNTTISFDTGVVIDGKELKEGTYAIYTIPKENEWEVLFYEDTNNWGLPQQWQDDKVALRATAKVQEMPMTMETFSILIDELQNDSAVLNFIWENTVASLPFEVPTDERAMASIERVMNGPSAGDYFAAATYFHDEKKDLNKAYDWIKKAVEIGGEDAYWVVRRKALIEADLGKKKEAIATAKKSLAAAEKAGNKDYVKLNQDSLKEWGAM, from the coding sequence ATGAAAAGAATTACTCTTATCCTATTCGTTGGGCTCATCAGCAGCTTTGCTACTGCCCAGATCCAGGTGCCACCGCCAAGCCCTTCGGCTAAGATTGGGCAGCAGGTAGGCCTCACCAATGTGACGGTTGAATATTCCCGCCCGGGAATGCGCGGCAGGACCATCTTTGGCGGTCTTGTACCCTATGGGGAAAGATGGCGCACAGGTGCCAACAACAACACCACAATTTCTTTTGACACCGGAGTAGTGATCGACGGAAAAGAGCTTAAAGAAGGAACTTACGCCATTTACACCATTCCGAAGGAAAATGAGTGGGAAGTATTATTTTACGAAGATACTAATAACTGGGGCTTGCCGCAGCAATGGCAGGACGACAAAGTTGCTCTTCGGGCCACCGCTAAGGTCCAGGAAATGCCAATGACGATGGAGACCTTTAGCATCCTTATTGATGAACTTCAGAATGATTCGGCAGTACTGAACTTTATCTGGGAAAATACTGTTGCAAGCCTGCCATTTGAGGTGCCTACAGATGAACGCGCCATGGCAAGTATTGAACGGGTAATGAACGGCCCTTCTGCCGGAGATTATTTTGCGGCTGCCACCTATTTTCACGATGAAAAGAAAGATCTTAATAAAGCTTATGATTGGATTAAAAAAGCGGTAGAAATTGGTGGTGAAGATGCCTATTGGGTAGTGAGAAGAAAAGCCCTTATTGAAGCCGATCTGGGGAAAAAGAAAGAGGCCATTGCAACCGCTAAAAAATCTTTGGCCGCCGCCGAAAAAGCCGGAAATAAAGATTACGTAAAGCTCAACCAGGATTCCCTTAAAGAATGGGGAGCAATGTAA
- a CDS encoding sodium:solute symporter — MQSIDWIILAGTLAFIVIYGVYKTRGSKNVQDYIRGGNEARWWTVGLSVMATQASAITFLSTPGQAFHDGMGFVQFYFGLPIAMIIICMVFIPIYYRLEVYTAYEYLESRFDLKTRTLTALLFLIQRGLAAGITIFAPAIILSAVLGWNLTTLNIIIGILVTIYTVSGGTKAVNVTQKQQMAVIFFGMVAALILIIQYLPEEISFTEALEIAGASGKLDVIDFSFDFDNRYTFWSGIIGGTFLALSYFGTDQSQVQRYLSGRSVQQSQLGLIFNGLLKVPMQFFILLVGVMVFVFYQFHYSPLNFNPAATNAVNTSEFSSEYHKLQEELKQIQDQKQQKSLKYANAGKFSEVNRESFKNDLVQLNAAELQVRQEATELIKEADGLVETNDKDYVFIHFILNNLPRGLIGLLLAVILSAAMSSTASELNALASTTMIDLYKRNVGEKTQRHYVRMSKFFTLCWGLIAISVASIANLFDNLIQLVNIIGSIFYGNVLGIFLLAFFVKYVKGTAVFIAAVITQLIIIKLYFQDVMPYLWLNLAGCFLVISLAVLLQVFLPEKPEKATKL, encoded by the coding sequence ATGCAAAGTATAGACTGGATCATTTTAGCCGGCACTCTTGCATTCATCGTGATCTATGGAGTCTATAAAACCCGCGGCAGTAAAAATGTGCAGGACTACATTCGCGGAGGTAACGAAGCCAGGTGGTGGACGGTTGGCCTTTCGGTCATGGCTACCCAGGCCAGTGCCATTACCTTCCTTTCCACGCCCGGCCAGGCTTTTCACGACGGGATGGGCTTTGTGCAGTTCTATTTTGGCCTGCCCATCGCCATGATCATCATCTGTATGGTCTTCATCCCCATTTATTACCGGCTCGAAGTCTATACCGCCTACGAATACCTGGAATCGAGATTTGATCTTAAAACCCGCACCCTTACGGCCCTGCTCTTCCTTATACAGCGGGGGCTGGCAGCCGGGATCACCATTTTTGCCCCCGCCATCATACTTTCGGCGGTGCTGGGCTGGAACCTCACAACCCTCAATATTATCATTGGGATACTCGTTACAATCTACACGGTTTCGGGCGGCACAAAAGCTGTAAATGTTACCCAGAAACAGCAAATGGCGGTGATCTTCTTCGGAATGGTCGCAGCTTTGATCCTGATCATTCAATACCTGCCGGAAGAAATTAGTTTCACCGAAGCCCTTGAAATTGCCGGTGCCAGCGGAAAGCTTGACGTCATAGATTTTTCATTTGATTTTGACAACAGGTACACCTTTTGGAGCGGCATCATAGGCGGGACTTTTCTTGCACTCTCCTATTTTGGAACCGATCAAAGTCAGGTGCAGCGCTACCTTTCAGGGAGGTCTGTACAACAGAGTCAGTTGGGGCTCATCTTCAACGGCCTGTTAAAAGTCCCCATGCAGTTCTTTATTTTACTGGTTGGGGTGATGGTATTTGTTTTTTACCAGTTCCATTATTCGCCGCTAAATTTTAATCCGGCGGCTACAAATGCGGTGAATACTTCGGAATTTTCTTCGGAATACCATAAGCTTCAGGAGGAACTGAAACAAATTCAGGATCAGAAACAACAGAAATCTTTGAAGTATGCCAATGCCGGAAAATTTTCAGAAGTAAACAGGGAAAGCTTTAAAAATGACCTGGTACAACTTAATGCAGCCGAATTGCAGGTGCGGCAGGAAGCGACTGAACTGATCAAAGAAGCAGATGGGCTTGTGGAAACCAACGACAAAGATTACGTTTTCATCCACTTCATCCTCAATAACCTGCCGCGCGGTTTGATTGGCCTGCTGCTGGCAGTGATCCTTTCCGCAGCAATGTCTTCAACAGCTTCCGAACTGAATGCCCTGGCCTCTACCACCATGATCGACCTTTATAAGCGAAATGTGGGAGAAAAGACCCAGCGGCACTACGTGCGTATGTCAAAATTTTTTACACTATGCTGGGGCCTTATTGCCATCTCTGTGGCCAGTATTGCCAACCTTTTTGACAACCTCATCCAGCTGGTAAACATCATTGGATCTATCTTCTACGGAAATGTACTCGGAATATTTTTGCTGGCTTTCTTTGTAAAATACGTGAAAGGCACCGCTGTTTTTATCGCTGCCGTCATTACCCAGCTCATTATCATAAAACTTTATTTTCAGGATGTTATGCCCTATTTATGGCTCAACCTGGCCGGATGTTTTCTAGTAATCTCTTTGGCGGTGCTCCTGCAGGTTTTCCTTCCGGAGAAGCCAGAAAAAGCAACAAAACTATGA
- a CDS encoding Gfo/Idh/MocA family protein, which yields MTRNINWGIIGPGRIAKKFTTSLREVEDAKLYAVASRDLQRAEEFARENGATKAYGSYVEMLRDEEIDVVYVATPHAFHYEHTLLCLQHKKAVLCEKPFAMNRQQVEDMIAAARENKVFLMEAMWTPFLPHIKYLCEMLDSGRYGKVKHLSADFGFYSPFDKNGRLFKKSLGGGSLLDIGIYPVFLALHTLGLPEKIEAKALLGKTEVDEVCDVVFSYASGAKAELHSNITEDTPTTAEFELEKAKIKIEAKWHNPSTVVITTAEGTTSKTFDVASFGYEYEARHVQEMLRKGKTESDVMSFDKSRELISLLDAIRKEIKLEY from the coding sequence ATGACACGAAATATAAATTGGGGCATCATTGGCCCCGGTAGGATTGCAAAGAAATTCACCACCAGCCTCAGGGAAGTTGAAGATGCAAAACTTTATGCAGTAGCGAGCCGGGACCTGCAACGAGCAGAAGAATTTGCCCGGGAGAACGGTGCTACAAAAGCTTACGGTTCTTATGTAGAAATGCTGCGCGATGAAGAAATTGATGTGGTTTATGTAGCCACCCCGCACGCCTTTCACTACGAGCATACGCTGCTTTGCCTGCAGCACAAGAAGGCTGTATTATGCGAAAAACCTTTCGCCATGAACAGGCAACAGGTGGAAGATATGATTGCGGCCGCCAGAGAAAATAAAGTCTTTTTAATGGAAGCCATGTGGACGCCCTTTCTCCCGCACATAAAATATCTTTGCGAAATGCTGGATTCGGGAAGGTACGGCAAAGTGAAACATCTTAGTGCCGATTTTGGGTTTTATTCGCCTTTTGATAAAAACGGCCGACTCTTCAAAAAAAGCCTGGGCGGCGGCAGCTTACTCGACATTGGGATTTATCCGGTTTTTCTTGCCCTGCACACGCTTGGGTTACCAGAGAAAATAGAAGCCAAAGCACTATTGGGCAAAACTGAAGTAGATGAAGTCTGCGATGTTGTTTTTTCCTACGCCAGCGGGGCTAAAGCTGAACTCCACAGCAATATCACTGAAGACACTCCAACCACGGCCGAATTTGAACTTGAGAAAGCCAAAATAAAAATTGAAGCCAAATGGCATAATCCTTCAACAGTGGTGATCACAACGGCCGAAGGAACAACTTCAAAGACTTTTGATGTTGCTTCTTTTGGCTATGAATACGAGGCACGGCACGTGCAGGAAATGCTGAGAAAAGGCAAAACTGAGAGCGATGTGATGAGTTTTGACAAAAGCCGGGAACTCATTTCCTTACTTGACGCTATCAGGAAAGAAATTAAGCTGGAATACTAA